A window of the Arachis duranensis cultivar V14167 chromosome 5, aradu.V14167.gnm2.J7QH, whole genome shotgun sequence genome harbors these coding sequences:
- the LOC107489894 gene encoding S-protein homolog 5-like, with product MTISSLSLSKVVIMLILVSFNLNIGMSADTLLNPWGKVHVTMNNKLNNTQLDIHCKDKHWDSKPQVVPIGQSWTFHFRNNPFSNYLFFCSFAWVEGGIFEVRRFDIYVAGRDDDVCQQCTWDISEKGPCRVSGYEAPACYAWKQENV from the coding sequence ATGACGATCTCATCATTATCACTCTCTAAAGTTGTAATAATGCTCATACTTGTTTCTTTCAATCTCAATATTGGTATGAGTGCTGATACACTTCTTAATCCTTGGGGGAAAGTTCATGTGACCATGAACAACAAACTGAACAATACGCAGCTTGATATTCATTGCAAGGATAAACATTGGGATTCAAAGCCCCAAGTAGTTCCAATTGGTCAAAGTTGGACTTTTCATTTTCGTAACaaccctttttcaaattatttgttcttttgtAGCTTTGCTTGGGTAGAGGGGGGAATATTCGAAGTGCGTCGCTTTGATATTTATGTGGCTGGACGTGACGATGATGTATGCCAACAGTGTACTTGGGACATCTCCGAAAAAGGTCCATGTAGGGTTTCGGGTTATGAGGCTCCTGCATGTTATGCTTGGAAACAGGAAAATGTATAA